One window of the Nocardia terpenica genome contains the following:
- a CDS encoding SCO5389 family protein encodes MSLDVPTALLERAERGEVSDDDFVECVRNSLPYAYEVVSRVAADLRSGTAEFADNQVAPPDEVARGQLLRAMASDAIRGGLERHFGIKLAFQNCHRVAAFPLSSVGNDTYTTFISTRAQLLNQSPELRNC; translated from the coding sequence ATGTCACTGGATGTCCCAACCGCACTGCTAGAGCGCGCCGAACGCGGTGAGGTCAGCGACGACGATTTCGTCGAGTGCGTTCGCAACTCACTGCCGTACGCCTACGAGGTGGTCAGCCGGGTGGCAGCCGATCTGCGCTCCGGCACAGCCGAGTTCGCGGACAACCAGGTGGCCCCGCCCGACGAGGTGGCCCGCGGCCAACTGCTGCGCGCCATGGCGTCCGACGCCATTCGCGGTGGCCTGGAACGGCATTTCGGCATCAAACTCGCCTTCCAGAACTGCCACCGAGTGGCCGCGTTCCCCCTGTCGTCCGTAGGCAACGACACCTACACCACCTTCATCTCCACCCGCGCCCAACTCCTCAACCAGAGCCCCGAACTCCGCAACTGCTGA
- a CDS encoding SAM-dependent methyltransferase — translation MPTTIDVTVPHEARVYDYWLGGRDNYPADRALGDEVAAHVPGIRTMARANRAFLGRAVRFIVQELGVTQFLDIGTGIPTANNTHEVAQDADPTARVVYVDKDPIVLAHARALMGSTPEGRTAFIHADLADPDSIIDSPTLADTLDFDRPIALMMVSVLMYFRDDEQLHGIVRRLLAAMPSRSCLAITHPGAEFDPHAMSQVVAAAARANIFFCARDRAGTEKLFAGTTLVDPGVVPVLSWHPDYGELVIGGGHPDPEAAWYWAGIGRKP, via the coding sequence TTGCCGACCACCATTGATGTCACCGTGCCACACGAAGCGCGGGTCTATGACTACTGGCTCGGCGGACGGGACAACTATCCGGCCGACCGCGCGCTCGGCGACGAGGTCGCCGCCCACGTTCCCGGCATCCGGACCATGGCCCGGGCGAATCGGGCATTCCTGGGTCGCGCGGTCCGCTTCATCGTTCAGGAGCTCGGCGTCACCCAGTTCCTGGATATCGGGACCGGTATCCCGACGGCGAACAACACGCACGAGGTCGCGCAGGACGCCGACCCCACCGCGCGGGTCGTCTATGTCGACAAGGATCCGATCGTGCTGGCGCACGCTCGCGCGCTGATGGGCAGCACGCCCGAGGGCCGTACCGCGTTCATCCACGCCGACCTGGCCGATCCGGACTCGATCATCGACTCTCCGACCCTCGCCGACACCCTGGACTTCGACCGGCCGATCGCGTTGATGATGGTCTCGGTCCTCATGTACTTCCGCGACGACGAGCAGTTGCACGGGATCGTGCGCCGCCTACTCGCCGCGATGCCGTCCCGGAGCTGCCTCGCGATCACCCATCCCGGCGCGGAATTCGACCCGCACGCCATGTCCCAGGTGGTCGCGGCCGCCGCCCGAGCCAACATCTTCTTCTGCGCGCGCGACCGCGCCGGCACCGAAAAGCTGTTCGCCGGAACCACCCTCGTGGACCCCGGCGTAGTCCCGGTCCTCAGCTGGCACCCCGACTACGGCGAACTCGTCATCGGCGGCGGCCACCCCGACCCCGAAGCCGCCTGGTACTGGGCAGGCATCGGCCGCAAACCCTGA
- a CDS encoding acyl-CoA synthetase — translation MTVALLRSLGSRAWAELEYLRLCADSGLIGMDSPLTLLATGSTLLRYGTIPAALRLSAARYGDRTALVDELGELSFRDLDLRSNRLANQWRRRGLRPGEGVAILARNHRGLLDAVFAAAKCGARIILLNTDFAGPQLRDVATREGTDLLVYDEEYEGILGDLSPRRGAYRAWTDSRHTSSLESLIAAGSSATPPAPGGTAKVVLLTSGTTGTPKGAPRPEPRSLEPLGALLSRVPFRAREVTACPAPLFHTLGFAMSMLAIALGSTLVIRRRFDPRQLLDDMDRHGASTVIAVPVMLSRVVELGDQALTGRDLSALRIVFVAGSQLGADLCRRVTAMFGPVVYNLYGSTEVAYATIATPADLAAEPGCVGTPVLGTVVRILDDNGAEVPRGVTGRIFVGNAFQFEGYTGGGTRERVRGLMSSGDVGHFDSAGRLFIDGRDDDMIVSGGENVFPGEVEELLNAHKGVREAAVIGVPDDEFGARLKAFVVRGDGGLTADEIRTHVRANLARYKVPGEVVFVEELPRNPTGKVLKRLLQEL, via the coding sequence GTGACCGTGGCGTTGCTCCGTTCCCTCGGGTCCCGGGCGTGGGCGGAGCTGGAGTATTTGCGGCTGTGTGCGGACAGCGGGCTGATCGGGATGGACTCGCCGCTCACCCTGCTCGCCACCGGCTCCACGCTGCTGCGGTACGGGACTATCCCTGCGGCGCTGCGGCTTTCGGCCGCGCGCTACGGCGACCGCACAGCGCTCGTCGACGAACTCGGCGAGCTGAGCTTCCGCGACCTCGACCTGCGCTCCAACCGGCTGGCCAATCAGTGGCGGCGGCGCGGGCTGCGGCCGGGCGAGGGCGTGGCCATCCTGGCGCGCAACCACCGCGGCCTGCTCGACGCCGTCTTCGCCGCCGCCAAGTGCGGCGCGCGAATCATTCTGCTGAATACCGATTTCGCCGGTCCGCAGCTGCGCGACGTCGCCACCCGCGAGGGCACCGACCTGCTGGTATACGACGAGGAGTACGAGGGCATCCTCGGCGACCTGAGCCCGCGCCGCGGCGCGTACCGGGCCTGGACCGACTCCCGGCACACCAGCAGTCTCGAATCCCTCATCGCCGCAGGCTCTTCCGCGACCCCGCCCGCGCCCGGCGGCACCGCCAAGGTGGTGCTGCTCACCAGCGGCACCACCGGCACGCCGAAGGGCGCGCCCCGGCCGGAGCCGCGCTCGCTGGAACCGCTGGGCGCGCTGCTGAGCCGGGTGCCCTTCCGCGCCCGCGAGGTCACCGCCTGCCCCGCGCCGCTGTTCCACACCCTCGGCTTCGCCATGTCGATGCTGGCGATCGCGCTGGGGTCGACGCTGGTGATTCGCCGCCGCTTCGATCCGCGCCAGCTGCTCGACGATATGGATCGGCACGGCGCCTCCACCGTGATCGCGGTGCCCGTCATGCTGTCCCGCGTGGTCGAACTCGGCGATCAGGCCCTGACCGGCCGCGACCTGTCCGCGCTGCGCATCGTGTTCGTGGCCGGGTCGCAGCTCGGCGCCGATCTGTGCCGCCGGGTGACCGCGATGTTCGGCCCGGTGGTTTACAACCTGTACGGCTCCACCGAGGTCGCCTACGCCACCATCGCCACCCCGGCCGATCTCGCCGCGGAGCCCGGCTGCGTGGGCACCCCGGTGCTCGGCACGGTGGTGCGGATTCTCGACGACAACGGCGCCGAGGTTCCGCGCGGCGTCACCGGCCGGATATTCGTCGGGAACGCGTTCCAATTCGAGGGCTATACCGGCGGCGGTACCCGCGAGCGCGTCCGCGGCCTGATGTCCTCCGGCGACGTCGGCCATTTCGATTCCGCCGGAAGGCTTTTCATCGACGGCCGGGACGACGACATGATCGTTTCGGGCGGGGAGAACGTATTTCCCGGTGAGGTCGAAGAACTTCTCAACGCGCACAAGGGAGTTCGCGAGGCCGCGGTGATCGGCGTGCCCGACGACGAATTCGGCGCTCGGCTCAAGGCTTTCGTCGTGCGCGGCGACGGCGGGCTGACCGCCGATGAGATCCGGACGCATGTGCGTGCCAACCTTGCGCGATACAAGGTGCCGGGTGAGGTAGTGTTCGTCGAGGAGCTGCCACGCAACCCCACGGGCAAGGTTCTCAAACGCCTTCTGCAAGAGCTCTGA
- a CDS encoding PaaI family thioesterase, with the protein MTETNGDAPAFADVLNGALELTIPIAHTMGVRAVDVRPGFAETTVPIEGNGNHFGVMYAGVLFTVAEILGGAIPLATFDTAKFYPLVKDLQIFFRKPAKTDVRARASLTPEEITRITTEAEQNGKAEFTLTATVTDTNDVVVAETRGLYQLRAHGR; encoded by the coding sequence ATGACCGAGACGAACGGCGACGCTCCGGCGTTCGCGGATGTGCTGAACGGGGCGCTGGAGCTCACGATTCCGATCGCGCACACCATGGGCGTGCGGGCGGTGGACGTGCGTCCCGGCTTCGCCGAGACCACCGTCCCGATCGAGGGCAACGGCAACCACTTCGGCGTCATGTACGCGGGCGTCCTGTTCACCGTCGCCGAAATCCTCGGCGGCGCAATCCCCCTCGCCACCTTCGACACCGCCAAGTTCTACCCCCTGGTCAAAGACCTCCAGATCTTCTTCCGCAAACCCGCCAAAACCGATGTCCGAGCCCGAGCCTCCCTCACCCCGGAGGAGATCACCCGCATCACCACTGAAGCCGAACAAAACGGAAAAGCCGAGTTCACCCTGACCGCCACGGTCACCGACACCAACGACGTAGTCGTCGCGGAAACCCGCGGGCTATACCAATTACGCGCCCACGGACGGTAG
- a CDS encoding long-chain fatty acid--CoA ligase, with protein MFSTMQDEQLSLATLLRYAATFQGDSTVSTWTGDGVRTMTYREVGAQAARLANALRGLGIGEGDRVGTFMWNNNEHMVAYAGVPAMGAVLHALNIRLFPEQVIYVANHAEDQVVLVDGSLVPMFAQYLPKLRTVRHVIVANGDPASLTAPDGVQVHSYTELLAGQPDTFDFPVIDERSAAGMCYTSGTTGDPKGVVYSHRSNWLHAMQVISPNGMGFTEADTILAIVPLFHANAWGIPYAALMSGTNVLMPDRFLQPGPLLEMMAATRPTFAAAVPTIWGGVLAGLEAHPQDIGHLRTVVVGGSAVPPSMMHAFQDKHGVRLLHAWGMTETSPLGSVSHAPKNVAGEEEWAYRYTQGRFPAGVRARLVGDDGAVLPNDGEALGEVEVRGPWITGSYYSPDGPVVDTEKFDDGWLRTGDVGKISPNGYLTLVDRSKDVIKSGGEWISSVDLENAIMGHPAIAEAAVIGVPDEKWDERPLVAVVFKEGARVEPADLRAYLADKFAKWQLPEHWAFVEEIPKTSVGKFDKKRLRARYADGELTVVTL; from the coding sequence ATGTTCAGCACGATGCAGGACGAGCAGCTGTCGCTGGCGACGCTGCTGCGGTACGCGGCGACGTTCCAGGGTGACAGCACGGTGTCCACATGGACGGGCGACGGCGTGCGCACGATGACCTATCGGGAGGTGGGCGCGCAGGCCGCGCGATTGGCCAATGCGTTGCGGGGCTTGGGAATCGGCGAGGGCGACCGGGTCGGCACCTTCATGTGGAACAACAACGAGCACATGGTGGCCTACGCCGGTGTGCCCGCCATGGGGGCCGTGCTGCACGCGCTCAATATCCGGCTGTTCCCCGAGCAGGTGATCTACGTCGCCAACCATGCCGAGGACCAGGTCGTGCTCGTCGACGGCTCGCTGGTACCGATGTTCGCCCAGTATCTGCCGAAGCTGCGGACCGTCCGGCACGTGATCGTCGCCAACGGCGACCCCGCGAGCCTGACCGCGCCCGACGGGGTGCAGGTGCACTCGTACACCGAACTGCTTGCCGGGCAACCGGACACGTTCGACTTCCCGGTGATCGACGAGCGTTCGGCCGCGGGCATGTGTTACACCTCCGGCACCACCGGCGACCCGAAGGGCGTCGTCTACTCCCATCGCTCCAACTGGCTGCACGCCATGCAGGTGATCTCGCCCAACGGCATGGGCTTCACCGAGGCCGACACCATCCTGGCGATCGTGCCGCTGTTCCACGCCAACGCCTGGGGCATCCCGTACGCGGCGCTGATGTCGGGCACGAATGTGCTGATGCCGGACCGGTTCCTGCAACCGGGGCCGCTGCTGGAGATGATGGCCGCGACCCGGCCCACCTTCGCCGCCGCGGTGCCCACCATCTGGGGCGGCGTGCTGGCCGGGCTGGAGGCGCATCCGCAGGACATCGGCCACCTGCGGACCGTCGTGGTCGGCGGGTCCGCGGTGCCGCCGTCGATGATGCACGCCTTCCAGGACAAGCACGGGGTGCGGCTGCTGCACGCCTGGGGCATGACCGAGACCTCGCCGCTGGGCAGCGTCTCGCACGCGCCGAAAAACGTGGCGGGCGAGGAGGAATGGGCCTACCGCTATACGCAGGGCCGGTTCCCGGCGGGTGTGCGGGCCCGGCTGGTCGGCGACGACGGCGCCGTGCTGCCCAACGACGGCGAGGCACTGGGGGAGGTGGAGGTCCGGGGGCCGTGGATCACCGGCTCCTATTATTCGCCCGACGGGCCGGTGGTCGACACGGAGAAGTTCGACGACGGGTGGCTGCGCACCGGTGACGTGGGCAAGATCAGCCCCAACGGCTATCTCACCCTGGTCGATCGCTCCAAGGACGTGATCAAGTCCGGCGGCGAGTGGATCTCGTCGGTCGATCTGGAGAACGCCATCATGGGGCATCCGGCCATCGCCGAGGCCGCCGTCATCGGTGTGCCCGACGAGAAGTGGGACGAGCGGCCGCTGGTGGCGGTGGTGTTCAAGGAGGGTGCGCGCGTCGAGCCCGCGGACCTGCGCGCCTACCTGGCCGACAAGTTCGCCAAGTGGCAGTTGCCCGAGCACTGGGCCTTCGTCGAGGAAATCCCCAAGACCAGCGTGGGCAAGTTCGACAAGAAGCGGCTGCGGGCGCGGTATGCGGACGGGGAGTTGACGGTGGTGACGCTGTAG